The genomic stretch ACACACCTTGCTCTACGACACTGGCCCTCAATACACTTCGCTCACAGATGCGGGTGGACGAATTTTGGTGCCATACTTGCGTGCTGAGGGGGTCAAGCGTTTGGATGGTCTCGTGGTAAGTCATAACGACAATGATCACAGTGGCGGTATGCGTTCTGTCTTGTCGCAAGTTCCTGTCAATTGGATGGCCTCTTCTTTGCCGCAGTTACCTGCTGAACTCAGGAACATCAAACACCTCACTTGTTTTGCCGGGCAGCAATGGACCTGGGATGGGGTGCGGTTTGAAATGCTCAGCCCAGACTTGACGAGCTATCCTGACAAGGCCATCAAAGATAATAATCGAAGCTGTGTGCTTAAGATAACTAGCGTCTCTGGCAGTGCTTTGTTGGCAGGGGATATTGAACGTCCTGTAGAAATGCGATTGGCAGAAAATGCAGGGAGTTCGCTAAAAGCGGATGTCCTGATTGTGCCTCATCATGGCAGTAGAACCTCATCAAGTGAAACTTGGATTGAGGCAGTGAATCCAAAAACGGTTATTTTTACCGTGGGCTATCGCAATCGATTTGGGCATCCCAAGCCAGATATTGTGGCACGCTATTTGCGACGCAACATCAAGACCTATCGTTCGGATGAAAACGGCGCAGTTTTGTTTAATTTTAATGCTAAATCTGGTTGGTCTGAGCAGGCTTGGCGAAACACACATTGCCACTATTGGCACGATAAATAACTGCTTGATTTAAGTGATGTCCACTTGCTGAAAAAGCACTGACGCGCTAAAGTAACGGCACTTTATATGACTTAGTGTTTTAATGCCGCTAAGTAAGAGTTTTTAAGAACATTTTAGGAGTGCTGCGTGTTAGAAATCATCAAAGCTGCTGGTTGGCCAATTTACCCTCTTATTCTTGCTTCTATTGTTGCGATTGCCATTATTGTCGAGCGTGCCTGGACCTTGCGTAGTGAGTTGATTGCACCATCCAATTTATTACCAGAAGTAAAAAAATGGTTAGCGCAGGGCGGTGTGACCAAAGAAACGTGTGACAAACTTGAAGCGCATTCTTTACTCGGTGAGATCTTTGCTGCTGCATTGAATAATGTCACTTCATCCAGAGAAATTATTAAAGAGTCTATTGAGGAATCTGGCCGTGCTGTTGCACACAAACTAGAAAGAAACTTGTCAACGCTTGGTACGATTGCAACAGTCAGCCCATTGCTTGGTTTGTTGGGTACCGTGATTGGTATGGTGGAATTATTTGGTGCTTTCAATGCAGCAGGTTCAGGCCATGATGTAGCACAGTTTGCTAAAGGGATTTCTGTGGCGCTCTACAACACAGCGGGCGGTATTGTGGTGGCAGTGCCAGCGATGATTTCCTATCGTTATTACCGCGCTAAAATTGATGGCTTGATTGTTGAAATGGAACAACAGGCCAATAAACTAGTAGAAATTATTCACGGCGAGCGTCAGTAATCATGAATTTTCAGCGTGGCAAAAAGCACGAGGATTTAGAAATGAATCTTGTGCCACTAATCGATGTGTTATTAGTCATTATTATTTTCTTGGTCGTCAGCTCAACCTTTGCGCGCATGAGTGAGTTGCAAATTAATTTGCCAACGGCAGATGCTAATTCACCTGAACAGAAGCCTTTGGTGATTGATGTCGGTGTTGACGCAAAAGGTCATTATGTTATCAGCAAAACTGCGCTAACTGATGGCTCTGTAAGTGCAATTGGTGCTGCGCTTCAAAGTGCTGCAGGCAATGGTAAAGAGCCGACAATTATTATCAATGCGGATGCTAATGCCACACATCAATCTGTCATTAATGTGATGGAAGCCGCGCGTCAGGTAGGCTACACACACATCACCTTTGCAACACAAACGGGTGGTAATCGTTAATCACTATTGATGGATTCCTATCCGTTATTGTATTCATTCAACGCGCCTTGGGTTTGCTGCTTAGGTAAGCTTCTCCGAGCGGTTGAGCAAAGTAGTCAACTTCATGACCAAATCTAGTCGTTCAAAATCTCCCGCTCTCAATTACTCCGCAAAGACACTGTATTTGCGAATGTTGCAGTACGCCCTTCGCTATTGGCCTGTATTTGCTTTCAGTATATTGGCGCTCGTGGTTTTTTCGGCGACCAATACAGGTTTTCTTGCCACCATAAAATTGGTGACGGATGCAGGCTTTGTTAAGCACGATACCACGATGCTCAATCTACTTCCTTTTATGTTGTTTGGTTTGCTGGCTTTGCGTGCATTTGCCGGATTTGCGTCAACATTTGCGATGAAGTGGGTGGCGCGTCGCGTGGTAGAAGATTTGCGTGTTGAGGCCTTCGCCAAATTAATGACCTTGCCAGTCAGTTTCTTTGATTCCATCTCAGCAGGGATTGTGACCTCAAAGCTCACTTATGACACTGAACAAATGTCTGGCGCCGCCACGAATGCGGCGATGAGTTCAGTGCGGGATAGTTTGACGATTGTTGGTATGGTTGCTTACATGCTTTACTTAGATTGGCGGCTTACTTTGATTTTTGTGGTAACGGCGCCTTTGATGGTGCTTTATCTTAACAAAATGACGCCCAAGCTTCGGGAAGCAGGTAGGGCGAATCAAGGCACGATGGGTGAAATGACTCAGGTGGCCGAAGAAGCTAGCGCTGGTCAGCGCATGATTAAAATTTTTGCTGGCGCACCTTATGAGCAAAAGCGTTTTAGTGAGGTGGTGGCTAAAAATAGACATATGCAGATTCGTCTGACGCGCATTTCTGGCATCAACAGTATGGTGGTTGAAATGCTGGCTGCTTTATCCTTAGGTGCGGTTGTTTATTACTCCGTCGGTAAATTTACGGCAGGTGAATTTGCGGCATTTATTGGCGCATTACTCATGCTGATTCCACCCATTAAAAGTCTCACCAAAATGAATGAAACCGTGCAAGTCGGCGTGGCGGCAGCACAAAGTGTTTTTGGTTTGATCGATACGCAGCCTGAGTCTGATGAAGGCTGCCATGAGATTGGCCGTGCCAAAGGTGAAATTGAATTTAAAAACGTCGGTTTACGTTATGAGGGCGCAAAAAGTAATGCGCTGAGTCAGCTCAGCTTTACGATTAAGCCAGGCGAAAAATTAGCCCTGGTTGGGCGCTCCGGTGGTGGCAAAACGACAATGGTCAACTTACTTCCACGTTTTTATGAGCATCAAGAAGGCTTGGTCCTCTTAGATGGCCTGGATATTCGGGCACTAAAACTCAGTAATTTGCGAGAGCAGTTTGCCTTAGTAAGTCAGGACGTTGTGTTGTTTAACGATACTGTCTTTAATAACATTGCTTACGGTGCTTTGCGTGGCGTGAGTGAGGAAAAAGTCATTGCGGCTGCAAAAGCCGCGCACGCTTGGGAGTTCATTCAGCATTTGCCTGGTGGCTTGCAAAGCCAGATTGGGGATAGGGGTGTGCGACTCTCTGGCGGACAGCGTCAGCGCTTAGCGATTGCACGTGCAATTTTGAAAGATGCACCTATTTTGTTGCTGGATGAAGCCACTTCTGCCCTAGATACTGAGTCAGAGCAGCATGTTCAGGCGGCATTAGACACCTTAATGCAAAACCGCACGAGTATTGTGATTGCTCATCGCTTATCAACCATTGAAAATGCGGATCGTATTTTTGTGATGGAGCATGGTGCGATTGTTGAAAGTGGCACGCACGAAACCCTATTAGAGGCTGGCGGGCATTACGCTAAGCTTTATCAAAAGCAATTTCATTAAGATGCAACGCTGGCTGGAGCAATATTGGTATTCAGACAACGCCAGTTTTTGGCGCTTGTTTGCTGTGTTCCCCAGTTTTCTGCTTGCTACATTGGTGAGATTTCGTCGATTTTTATATCAAACGGGCCTTGTTTCCTCCTGGCGCAGTCCTGTCCCAGTGATTGTAGTTGGCAATGTCACAGTGGGTGGCACAGGTAAGACCCCACTAGTGATTTGGCTGGCGGAGCAATTACAAGCAAAAGGATACTCCCCGGGCATTATTAGTCGTGGCTACGGTGGCGCTGCAACTCAAATCACTGAGGTTACCAAAGATACTAGTGCTGCTTTAGTTGGGG from Candidatus Methylopumilus turicensis encodes the following:
- the msbA gene encoding lipid A export permease/ATP-binding protein MsbA, yielding MTKSSRSKSPALNYSAKTLYLRMLQYALRYWPVFAFSILALVVFSATNTGFLATIKLVTDAGFVKHDTTMLNLLPFMLFGLLALRAFAGFASTFAMKWVARRVVEDLRVEAFAKLMTLPVSFFDSISAGIVTSKLTYDTEQMSGAATNAAMSSVRDSLTIVGMVAYMLYLDWRLTLIFVVTAPLMVLYLNKMTPKLREAGRANQGTMGEMTQVAEEASAGQRMIKIFAGAPYEQKRFSEVVAKNRHMQIRLTRISGINSMVVEMLAALSLGAVVYYSVGKFTAGEFAAFIGALLMLIPPIKSLTKMNETVQVGVAAAQSVFGLIDTQPESDEGCHEIGRAKGEIEFKNVGLRYEGAKSNALSQLSFTIKPGEKLALVGRSGGGKTTMVNLLPRFYEHQEGLVLLDGLDIRALKLSNLREQFALVSQDVVLFNDTVFNNIAYGALRGVSEEKVIAAAKAAHAWEFIQHLPGGLQSQIGDRGVRLSGGQRQRLAIARAILKDAPILLLDEATSALDTESEQHVQAALDTLMQNRTSIVIAHRLSTIENADRIFVMEHGAIVESGTHETLLEAGGHYAKLYQKQFH
- a CDS encoding MotA/TolQ/ExbB proton channel family protein, which produces MLEIIKAAGWPIYPLILASIVAIAIIVERAWTLRSELIAPSNLLPEVKKWLAQGGVTKETCDKLEAHSLLGEIFAAALNNVTSSREIIKESIEESGRAVAHKLERNLSTLGTIATVSPLLGLLGTVIGMVELFGAFNAAGSGHDVAQFAKGISVALYNTAGGIVVAVPAMISYRYYRAKIDGLIVEMEQQANKLVEIIHGERQ
- a CDS encoding ExbD/TolR family protein, with product MNFQRGKKHEDLEMNLVPLIDVLLVIIIFLVVSSTFARMSELQINLPTADANSPEQKPLVIDVGVDAKGHYVISKTALTDGSVSAIGAALQSAAGNGKEPTIIINADANATHQSVINVMEAARQVGYTHITFATQTGGNR